The sequence below is a genomic window from Oncorhynchus keta strain PuntledgeMale-10-30-2019 unplaced genomic scaffold, Oket_V2 Un_scaffold_23736_pilon_pilon, whole genome shotgun sequence.
ccctttcccctatatagtgcactactattgaccagagccctatggaaccctttccctatatagtgcactactattgaccagagccctatggaaccctttcccctatatagtgcactactattgaccagagccctatggaaccctttccctatatagtgcactactattgaccagagccctatggaaccctttccctatatagtgcactactattgaccagagccctatggaaccctttcccctatatagtgcactactattgaccagagccctatggaaccctttcccctatatagtgcactactattgaccagagccctatggaaccctttcccctatatagtgcactactattgaccagagccctatggaaccctttcccctatatagtgcactactattgaccagagccctatggaaccctttcccctatatagtgcactactattgaccagagccctatggaaccctttcccctatatagtgcactactattgaccagagccctatggaaccctttcccctatatagtgcactactattgaccagagccctatggaaccctttcccctatatagtgcactactattgaccagagccctatggaaccctttcccctatatagtgcactactattgaccagagccctatggaaccctttcccctatatagtgcactactattgaccagagccctatggaaccctttcccctatatagtgcactactattgaccagagccctatggaaccctttcccctatatagtgcactactattgaccagagccctatggaaccctttcccctatatagtgcactactattgaccagagccctatggaaccctttcccctatatagtccacACAACCATACATTCCTATTTGAGTTTAGCCACACGGTTTATTTTTGATCGACAGTATACAGGACAATGACCATTCAGGGTATATGAAGTCAACTCTGTCACACTGTCCTAATAGCAAACAGAGCTCCGTTCCCTACCACGTTACTATGGTAACCCTGGGACTACCGTAAAGGCACATTCAAGTATTTTGGGGGTTTTAAAAGCAACAGAGTAAAAGATACAACCACATCATATTGACACCttgctttcacacacacacacacacacacacacacacacacacacacacacacacacacacacacacacacacacacacacacacacacacacacacacacacacacacacacacacacacacacacacacacacacacacacacgcaggagtTTCTCTGTCCATGCTGCAACACAGAGACCAAGGCTCCTGTTATACATCACTTCTCCTTACTGTCTGCTGGGCATCAGCCATCTAGtcagccatccagccagtcagccagccagtcatccagccagtcagccatccagtcagccagtcagccagccagtcatccatccagccagtcagccatccagccagtcatccagccagtcatccatccagccagtcagtcagccagtcagtcagccatccagccatccagccagccagccagtcagtcagtcagccatccatccatccagccagccagccagccagccagtcatccagccagtcagccatccagtcagccagtcatccagccagtcagtcaatcagccagtcagtcagccatccagccagccagtcagtcagtcagtcagtcagtcagccatccatccatccatccagccagccagccagccagccagccagccagtcagtcagtcatcagtcagtcagtcagccatccagccagccagccagtcagtcagtcagccatccagccagtcagtcagccatcagccagccagccagtcagccagccagtcagtcagccatccagccagtcagccagccagtcagtcaatcagccagtcagccagccagtcagtcagccatccagccagtcagccatccagtcagccagccagtcagtcaatcagccagccagccagtccagtcagtcagccagccagtcagccatcagccatccagccagtcagtcagtcagtcagtcagtcagtcagccatccagccagtcagtcagtcaatcagccagccagcccagtcagtcagccatccagccagtcagccatccagccatccagccagtcagccagccagtcagtcatcagccagtcagccagccagtcagtcagccatccagccagtcagccatccagtcagccagccagtcagtcaatcagccagccagccagccagtcagtcagccatccagccagtcagatcagccatccagccagtcaaTAAACTCAG
It includes:
- the LOC127928215 gene encoding fap1 adhesin-like — protein: MKSTLSHCPNSKQSSVPYHVTMSAIQPVSQPVIQPVSHPVSQSASQSSIQPVSHPASHPASHPSSQSVSQSVSHPAIQPASQSVSQPSIHPASQPASQSSSQSAIQSASHPASQSISQSVSHPASQSVSQSVSQPSIHPSSQPASQPASQSVSHQSVSQPSSQPASQSVSHPASQSAISQPASQPASQSAIQPVSQPVSQSASQPASQSAIQPVSHPVSQPVSQSASQPPSQSAIQPVSHPAIQPVSQPPSQSAIQPVSQPSSQSASQSVSHPVSQPSSQSVSQPASQSAIQPVSQSSSQPVSQPASQPASQSASQPVSQPASDE